From the genome of Vitis riparia cultivar Riparia Gloire de Montpellier isolate 1030 chromosome 2, EGFV_Vit.rip_1.0, whole genome shotgun sequence:
AAATTAGGTCTTACCAACATTAAAGATAGACACTAGGACAAAATCACTCATTGAGGTTACGATTGAGGTAATTGGATTAGACCCAAATGGTTGTACCAAGTAGACAAAGGTCgttcaagaagaaaaatggatGCAAGGGGAAGAGGGTGTAAATCAAAAGCTCCATTTAGTATCTAGTCCTTAGTAATGGTTTTAGAGTAAGAAATATTTGGGTGTGTGGCATATATGTGCATGTTCATGATTAGGGGTGAAGTAAATTGGAACCAAGAGCTCTTAAATGTTTATTCATAGGCTATACCATGAATTAGAAGAGTTACAATGATTTCACCCCGCCTAAAAtaggaaatttttgaaaatgccAAATAGATAATCTTGCAAGTTAACACAACCATTGCAATGAACACTCTTACCACTTAGCAAGGTGTGAAATGTTGAATATTCCACATTGTACTTCATATCGTAATAATAATCAAATGGTGGAATAGAGTCCAATTTCAAACTTACCTGTAATGAGTCACAAATTTGCTAAGGTATCAACATAATGAAAAGCAACACCaacataaaaacaataataaattttcaataaaaaaaatggaaaaagaaaaaagaggatcaacaaagaaagaaaatgccACACAAGCTTTCCAAAGAGTGAAAAATAGCAATAGAACTAGAAAAGAATAAATCTGAAGAGCTAGAAATCAAGTTTGAAGCATACCCTAGGAGTTAGTTCTAGAACATTGACTTTAGAAATAATACAATCTAGTGAATTATCATTCATTATAGTGGAACAGAATATGCGCTTCTTGTCATGGGAAGCAGCTTCTTCTTTCATAACCTgaaatatagagaaaaaagCAACAAAGATAAAGAGACAAATAATAAGTAGTACAAGACGACCTAGAAAGGGAGCAATCCATATACTCACTGTATCTTCAGCTCTATAAAACCATTGAACCCTAAAATAATCTTCACCTtctgttgttttaaaaaactctaAGATTCTGCCAACATGTTTTTGTTCCCCTTCACCCTGAAATAATTTCTCAACATGTAAATGCTTTCCATTACTTTCATAATATAACCAGATGATCAATATGATTGACATGTACAAGTGATATAGCCAATACAAAAATGATAATCTCAAATATGAATGGCAATGAACGccctacaaaaattataaatgtaagTGCTTTAATAGCTAAAATTTTCAGGTGGAAATTAACAATATTTGACCAGCATAATAAcgcttaaaacataataaattacaaaaatcatgCTTTTtcggttttgtttttgttgtggATGGGTTGGGATTGAGTGGTGATGGGCTGTGATTTGGTTGAGAACTTACAGCCAATTTGTAATAGAGAAGGATGGTAACAGAAAAAGGTTTCCAACATCTGGACAACTACTTGACCAGATAGATCTACATTAGCATTTGAAtgtatgaacaaaaaaattttccttttgcattagaaaaattttatttcaaggaagaaaaaaaaaggaaaaaaaggaaaaagatagaGAGAGGGGAGGGGGAACGAAGGGTGAGGCACCTCCTTAATCCCTAGAAAATAAGAGTGAACCTTGTGTAAAAcaacaaatcaaatcaagaacagaaaaaggaaagaaaatctCAACTACTAACAACTCTCCTGTGAAGCCCCATGATACAGTAAGAATGGTAACCATTGAAAAAGGTAAGCCTCAGCTTTAGACTCAACAATGAAAACATCAGAGAGATGCGCTTTACATTTATGGTTTTTCCTTCCTCTTTATAAACTCAAAACATTTTTCATCTGGGATACAGAAGCCTGAGCATCAACTCAAGAAAAGGCTTTGAAAAGAAACAGGAAACACCAGCAGTCCCAAAATTAGGAGCAAGCCTGAAACCACATTAGTGAGGACAAAAATAACAGCAGATGAACAAGTAGCACACTGAATTTTTAAACACAAGCACATCGTTAAAGCTTAAGAAAAATCATCCATCTCTATCAAGCTATGTGATAGGAATTCTATCTAGCCTAAACTAGATAACAGATGATGCAACCATTTTTTAGTTAGGGAACATGATGTAGAGGCTATTGAAGAGCAGGTCCAAGTGCCACATCAGCAAGTCCATTGACAAGTCATCTTTGACTATCTATTCTAGATTATGCTTATTGCTCTGGAGTTCTACTAGCTTTTAGAAGtctaattgaattatttttagtacAGTTATATTTCGATTATGTGATTAATGTTCTATAGTAGGAGAATATAAGTGGAACTCAAGTTATATTAAGAGGGAATTTCCATTACTAgctattatttataaataattagcACAGACTTCTTGAGTGGTTATTCGCTTCTATTTGTGTTGAAGTCTCTTCAAATAACTTTGCATCCCAGGGATTCATTGGTATTGCTCCTTTTAGTTTGATCCCATTTTAGTTTGCTTCAGTTGTTATCAGACCATTGTGTTGTTCAATTATAGACTTTGATCCACTACTGAGttatcaattttcctaaaagcttattAGGACTCATGCAGCCCCATGTCCATTAATGCAAGACATAGACCACAGTAGCAACACACAAACAAATCATAAATTTGTGATAGAAGATAATAAGAGACAAAAATAGACAAGGGAAGAAGTTACCAATTTTCCATAAAGCTTAAGCTATTAGGACTGGGttccacaatgtatatcatattTCCATGGTCCATCATGTTAAAAACTTGCAATGTTTAGGAGGAATCAACCACATCATATCTAGCAGGCCACAGATGAGAACATGGCTGCTAACAAGACGCAGATTGTAACCATGTTGACTAACTTTAGACAACAGATGGAAGTTCTCACTCATTGCTTTGACTTCATTCTCCATTAGCTTGGAATagcacaaaaatattttcatcctcaAAACTGCATATTGAGTACCTTTCCAACAACTGGTATACTGCTAAGCACGATCCAATTTCTCCACCCAGAtccaatttttctttcaattttcagAATCTCCTATAAGCACAGTCCATCTCCATTATTCCTCCTCTACTCTTAAACATcttgttgaacaaccaattttcctaaaagcttaaacttgtaGGATTTGAGCCACAATGTATATAATGCACTCTAACACCCTCCCTCACTTGTAGCCTCATACCCACACGCGAAAAAACACACAAGCCCATTGGCAAACAACCACAATCAGCTTCCTTTTAGGCTAACTTAATAAATTGgggatataaatatatatggtAGTGGGGTTTGAACACATGACCTCCTTACAAATGAGGCTCTAATACAATGTTAACAACCAATTTTCATAAAAGattgtaggatttgggtccaCAATGTTTATTATACACTTAATGACCACAACTCACAAGGATAGTCTCCAAAACCTACCTAACCCTCACAAAGGCACCTTGGGATTTAGCAATCATGTCATGGGGTACGCTACCAAGTCTTCTGGTGAGGAATCTGACTATGactaaatatagattcatttcaTGTAGCTCCATAAACTGCAAGTATAAGTAAAAGAGTAGAATCCATAATTAAGAAACTACTTAAAATGTACGAAGTTTAATAAGAAGTGCCAAATGGCTCAAAACCAGTCTTAATAAAACATAGCATTTCAAACTACTTAACACTTGAAAAAGGTTGATACTTGATATGTATAAAATGACACTGTAGAGAGAGAGGAACAAAAAGTAATGTTAACAAGTAGTCATAGAGGACTATGGATTTACCTTTATGTGCGCACAATCTCCAAGATTGAATATTGTCCCATCAAGTTTAGCTTGAGTATAATGGCATTCAACATTAGTAActatttcttcttcattatCATCAGCACTACAGCAATGAGCATGCACAGTAAAAGAAACGAaattagagaagaaaaagaaaaatgaaaaatgttcaGTAGTAGTAAGAATGACACAATAAAACCCAATTAAGACTGGGTCACAAGATTATCACTCACTTCAATTTCAAGCCTTGACCCTTGAATCTTTTATTCTGCAAACTTCAGGACATCAATACTCagaactttaatattttaaaatactagaAATTGGTcaatagaaaacaaaagataaaatgaCATATTAGAAAAGCATAGCAGCAAAGAATAGTGAAGtagcataaaaaatattatgaatccTATCGGTTTATCAAATGACTCTAActatagaattaattaattgaggCTCTAGTGTAATGATATAGTGATGAACAAGGTCAATAATTATTAAGCATAGCACCTGTTGGACTTCCcacatgaaaacaaaaagggagGAGATGTTGTCTTTCAAGTGGTGGCTCCCTCTTTCCCTTGCTCCTTTTTCTTGGTCCTTGGTGAATAGCTAGTGGTGGAGATGACAGCATTTAACAATACATTAGCCAATTCAATGACCCCTTTGGCTCTAAGAAAGAATGAACAGCCACTTTTTTGgcattttctctcatttcactTGGTCCACAATGCACTCAATTTGTGAGAGGGTttacaagagaagaaaacaaTGGAACAATCAGTCAGAAGATGGAAGACAAGATGTTGGCGTTTCTCATTCAAAATTTGTCATGCTGTTACCCATGAGTCCAGGCTCCTCCAAGGGCATTGTTCAGAAGAATCTTCTAGACTTTAGAAGTTTCTTTGACTTTGTTAATGTCACCATTTTGGTGAAGCATCATCTCCAGTAGATGCAAGATTGTCTGTCCTTGATGTTTTGTCTCCTTCAGCATTGCCAAAGGAACATTGAACAACATTAGGGTAAATGTATTTTGACGACTACAACCTTTTCTTAATCGGAAACAAACATATTCATTCATTGAATGATAAAGACAAGAAGGACAAGCAATCTTTCCAAATGTACAACTGTTGATCAGAAAGTAAGCATGTATACTGTtccaaaaaaaactaaaatcatcaGCCCagacaaaagggaaaaaaaggcaATGTACACACACCTTGGAAACTTAATACACTCTGGGCAAAAAGGTCTCCTAAAAAGGGGACTAAGTGCTTAGCTCCTTGATTAGATAACTGGTCTGTAAGACTGCAAGTTTATTAGCTGGATGAGGAACCTGAGAAAAGGAGCATTCCACCTCAGTAGCAACATTTAGAATTTTGTGGTTCCATTTGTTGAACTTCCACTAGTCTCTCTTCCTATTAGACCCCAAGATATTACAATAGCAAAACATCCTATCATTAGATTGAATAGGCACAAAGCTTTTAGCCGGCAGCAAGCCCTTTAGTAATGCTAGTATCTCTGCCTCAATAACTAAATTCACTCCAACAAGTTTAGAGTAAGGTCTCTTACTACTGGTACTAAATGATTTCTAATCACACTTCCTATACTTCATTTTCCATGACTGCCCAAAAAGAGAACACCCACTAATGGAGCCTCTTGAAGAGGGTAACCAATAAAGCCTTTGTGATCTCTTTGAGCAAGGCCTAAAGGAGCCAAAATCTCAAATAACATCCATGGATCTCTATctatcctcaaatatcctaaCATTCCTCTCTAACTGGAAACACTCTGCCTAGTGCCATTTATTTGGATCATTTAGATAGCAATCCAAGGTTCGCCATGAAAACCATATCAAAGGTAAGATAGCAACTCATCAAGAACTTTACCTCTGACTGACTACAAAAGCCTCAAAAGAGATTGCCAACATCTCTACCATAACTCTAGGAGGTGCCTAATCAATCATGACAATATGGAATAGCCTATGTCAAAGTCCCAGTGCAATGAGACAATAAAGAAAGAGATGATCAGTTGATTCACTACTCTCCAAACACCAAACACATTGGTCCGGGCTAGGAGATTTATAAGGCCTCGATCGAAGCAAGTTGTTGGTATTGATCTTCTTGAAGACTACAACCACCATAGTAGcaatattttcttcttaaaagCTAAACACAGTCCAaatttttactcattttcaCACCTATAGGAAAAGGGAGATTTAGATGAACTACGCTCAAACAATTTATCTCACTCTTATTATTTCAAGTTTCCTAATTATGACAGATGTAAAAAGACAATAAAGTGAGCCAAAACTAAATTATACAACATACTATGTGTGTGCGcctgaaaaagaaaacaaaacaatgaTGCACATTTGGTTGTTATAAAGGTAGGAAAGAAAGAAACTctgattttttaaatcttaaattttcattagCATAGACCTGAGAGAACAAAAACTCCATTGAGTTATTTAGAAGCCATAATAGCGGAAGGCATAAGATTCCAAAGGATAGGATGTATTGATCTATATGTCCACGGAACAGTTCTATAATATAGAAGTCTagaatagaaaagaaagagaaaaagaagaaaaaacaagagtTTAAAAAACAGAAGGAATTGTTTGGgggcattttttttccttaattgtaTAAGAAATTTTGATTGTAAGGATGTATTTTCggtaaatatcaagaaaaatggtATTTTGGTTTCTGTACAAGAAAAATGGAACAGAAAAAAACAGCCTGTTTCagaatattattttgtttttctgtgAATTCATTTCTTAAAGCTGTTTCAGAAAATACCTTCAAACAtgaacttattttcttttagttttatcTGGTTTCTACACAGACAAAGGGATAATAATGGAACACTCTTTGCAAATTGCACGCTAAGTAAAACCATTGCAAATCAAATCAAAGGAACCTAAAGAAAAAGTAGTTATGCTCCACCTTCAGGTCATAACGCCAGTGCCACCTTTCTTGAGCTTCTTTATCAGGAACTGGATCTCCAATAAAGAAAGATGTCCTTTTGTATTGTCCATGTCTGTTTTCTGAAGTAGGCAGCACAATCTTCTTACAAGGCCGTTTCTCAAATGAATCGGATGACTCAGAACAGGAAAATACAGGTTTGCTGCTTCCAGGCCCAACCAGAGATGAGGATAATCTTGGAGATCTTCTTAAGCATTTTTCATCCATAACTGTCACATCAGATGTTCCGAAAGACACAATCTTAGCATCATTTCCACTTTCTGAAGATTGAGAACTTGTCAGAAATATCTTTTGAGGCAGCAATGGGTTGAATGATGATAATCTTGGTGATGTTCTCAAGCACTTATCATCCCACATCAAGTCAGAAGCTCTTAAGGAGAGAGAATTTTCAATTTCAGGGGATTTTGTTTCTGCTGAACTTGTAAGAAATCTCTGTTGAGGCTGAACGAAGTTGCCATCCCACATTTTGAGGTCAGTAGCGCTTAAAGAGACAGAATTTTCAATTTCAGGAGATTTCATTTCTGCTGAACTTGTCAGAAATCTCTTTTGAGGCTGAATGGAGTTGGATGATGATAATCTCAGTGATCTTCTCAAGAACTTGCCATCCCACACTTTTAGGTCAGTAGCTCGTAAGGAGACAGAATTTTCAAGTTCAGGAGATTTCATTTCTGCTGAACTGGTCAGAAATCTCCCCTGAGGCTGAGCAGAGTTGGATGATGATAATCTCGGTGATCTTCTCAAGCACTTGCCATCCCACACTTTTAGGTCGGTAGCGCTTAAAGAGACAGAATTTTCAAGTTCAGGAGATTTCATTTCTGCTGAACTGGTCAGAAATCTCCCTTGAGGCTGAGCAGAGTTGGATGATGATAATCTCGGTGATCTTCTCAAGCACTTGCCATCCCACACTTTTAGGTCGGTAGCTCTTAAAGAGACAGAATTTTCAAGTTCAGGAGATTTCATTTCTGCTGAACTGGTCAGAAATCTCCCCTGAGGCTGAGCGGAGTTGGATGATGATAATCTCGGTGATCTCCTCAAGCACTTGCCATCCCCCACTTTTAGGTCAGTAGCTCGTAAAGAGACAGAATTTTCATGTTCAGGAGATTTCATTTCTGCTAAACTTGTCAAAAATCTCTCTTGAGGCTGAAAAGAGTTGGATGATGATAATCTCGTTGATCTTCTCAAGCACTGGCCATCCCACACTTTTAGGTCAGTTGCTCTTAAAGAGACAGAATTTTCAAGTTCAGGAGATTTCATTTCTGCTGAACTTGTCAAAAATCTCTTTTGAGGCTGAGCGGAGTTGCATGATGATAATCTCGGTGATCTTCTCAAGCATTTGCCATCCTCCACTTTTAGGTCAGTAGCTTGTAAAGAGACAGAATTTTCATGTTCAGGAGATTTCATTTCTGCTAAACTTGTCAAAAATCTCTCTTGAAGCTGAACGGAGTTGGATGATGATAATCTCGGTGATCTTCTCAAGCACTTTGCATCCCACATTTTTAGGTCAGTAGCTCTTAGAGATACAGAATTTTCAATCACTGATGGAGACAATTCAGGGGATTTGATTTCTCCTGAATTGACCTTTCGCTTTCTAAAACCATCTCCAGTTGCGGAAGGAGTTGAAATAAACCTTGGGGATCTTCTCAAGTGCTTCCCACCAGAAAAGTTTGGGTCATAAGTTTTCAGCGGAACAGGTTCCCCATTGCCATTTTCATGCAATGATAAAGGTAATGATTTGGTTTTGAAGTTTCTCAGCCATTCCCTTTGTGGTGTAGCATTTACTGGAGATCGCCCAGAGCTCATATCTTCCacattcaaaaatatttcttcttCACCACAAGCCCTACAACTAGGAGCATGAACAATGTGCCAAGccacaaaaatagaaaaatgggaaaaagaaaaaggacaaaTATAGAAACATGAAAAAACATGTAAACCAGGAAAGAGGAGACAGTAAAAACCACCAAAAGACAAGTCTGCAGAGTATCACTCACTTCAACGTCAAGCTTTGATCCTTTTTCTTGCAACTCTGCAAGATATTCAATTCCCAATCAAAACAATGAACATAAGAATTGaagacaaaataatattttaatcagATGATTGACAAACAGCACTCAAAAGCATGAATATGGAAATGGCTCATCAATGTACAAGTTAATTGGTCAAGGACCCCTGCAAAgacatttcaaattcttttgtcTTGATGggaaatagaaatattattaaaatataaaagtataaaatatatcaaataaggAAAAGAGAAGCCTAAAATGGCAGCTACTGAagtaaaaggagaaaagaaataaagagaatCACCACAGGAAAAATACATCAAGGACATATTTCAGCCATATTTGTTTGAACTAATCTTAAAATCAATCACACCATCTTTTATTAACACTTAAAATTCTAACTCTGGATCAGCTAAAAAGGAGGAGTTGGAGTCTTCCAAACAGATGTTGT
Proteins encoded in this window:
- the LOC117928736 gene encoding DNA (cytosine-5)-methyltransferase CMT2-like, which codes for MLNYNHARTQLRRSSRFSSSSSPTNAQNACVAASPSAASSPSCKKKDQSLTLKACGEEEIFLNVEDMSSGRSPVNATPQREWLRNFKTKSLPLSLHENGNGEPVPLKTYDPNFSGGKHLRRSPRFISTPSATGDGFRKRKVNSGEIKSPELSPSVIENSVSLRATDLKMWDAKCLRRSPRLSSSNSVQLQERFLTSLAEMKSPEHENSVSLQATDLKVEDGKCLRRSPRLSSCNSAQPQKRFLTSSAEMKSPELENSVSLRATDLKVWDGQCLRRSTRLSSSNSFQPQERFLTSLAEMKSPEHENSVSLRATDLKVGDGKCLRRSPRLSSSNSAQPQGRFLTSSAEMKSPELENSVSLRATDLKVWDGKCLRRSPRLSSSNSAQPQGRFLTSSAEMKSPELENSVSLSATDLKVWDGKCLRRSPRLSSSNSAQPQGRFLTSSAEMKSPELENSVSLRATDLKVWDGKFLRRSLRLSSSNSIQPQKRFLTSSAEMKSPEIENSVSLSATDLKMWDGNFVQPQQRFLTSSAETKSPEIENSLSLRASDLMWDDKCLRTSPRLSSFNPLLPQKIFLTSSQSSESGNDAKIVSFGTSDVTVMDEKCLRRSPRLSSSLVGPGSSKPVFSCSESSDSFEKRPCKKIVLPTSENRHGQYKRTSFFIGDPVPDKEAQERWHWRYDLKNKRFKGQGLKLNADDNEEEIVTNVECHYTQAKLDGTIFNLGDCAHIKGEGEQKHVGRILEFFKTTEGEDYFRVQWFYRAEDTVMKEEAASHDKKRIFCSTIMNDNSLDCIISKVNVLELTPRVSLKLDSIPPFDYYYDMKYNVEYSTFHTLLSDNSVKGYDLVSPNCIETPLSVANTTFPEDMDGCKPDKAELALLDLYSGCGGMSTGLCLGAKLSCVNLVTKWALDFDKSACESLKLNHPETQVRNETAEDFLDLLKEWEMLCEQYALNLVERKSQSRSNVLRTSKSNINSPHDIKVATDELEILKLVDICYGDPSETGKRGLKFKVRWKGYGPSEDTWEPIEGLSNCQEGIYDFVRNGLKSKILPRPGDVDVICGGPPCQGISGYNRFRNVDSPLSDERNHQIVIFMDIVKFLKPKYVLMENVVDLLKLDKASLGRYAISRLVHMKYQARLGMIAAGCYGLPQFRLRVFLWGAHPGESLPQFPLPTHDVVARYWPPSEFECNIVAYDEGQPRELEKAVVLRDAISDLPAVTNYETRDEMLYGKPPETEFQKYIRSTKDAMAGSSSSGITKGYNSILYDHRPYPLNEDNYLRICQIPRRKGANFRDLSGVIVGTDNVAVRDPTMKPILLPSGHPLVPDCVFSYEQGKSKRPFARLWWDETVPTVLTFPYLRNQAILHPEQDRVLTIRECARLQGFPDYYRFRGTVKERYCQIGNAVAFPVARALGYMLGMAFQNQSGNEALATLPLKFSHSMV